One window of Pseudochaenichthys georgianus chromosome 18, fPseGeo1.2, whole genome shotgun sequence genomic DNA carries:
- the LOC139435720 gene encoding THAP domain-containing protein 6-like isoform X2 yields the protein MPEHCAAYCCANRRTIANRGRGITFHKFPKDKDMRKKWEVALRREGFTASESSVICSEHCKQDEFDRTGQIVRLRDGVIPSIFSFPVHLQRPEKGRTTSPSRKAEESLSVAPQDDPEASTSHSQPQPNDDHSYVSPASPTALKARVNEALARVESLERERKNAMAREKRAETTIFK from the exons atgccagagcactgtgcagcatattgctgtgcaaatcggcggacgattgcgaacaggggtcgggggattacttttcacaa gtttcccaaagacaaagatatgagaaagaagtgggaagttgctttgaggagggaagggttcactgcaagcgagtcatccgtgatttgcagtgagcattgtaagcaggacgagtttgacaggacaggacagattgtccgactcagagatggtgttattccctccatcttcagcttcccggttcacctccaaaga ccagaaaagggcaggactacgtctccttccagaaaagctgaagagagcctgtctgtggcccctcaggacgacccagaagcttcaacctcacactcacaacctcagcctaatgat gatcatagctatgtctcgcctgcttctcctactgctcttaaggccagagtcaatgaagctttagcaagagtggagagtctcgagcgagagaggaagaatgccatggctagagaaaagagggcagagaccaca atcttcaaatag
- the LOC139435720 gene encoding THAP domain-containing protein 6-like isoform X1, with product MPEHCAAYCCANRRTIANRGRGITFHKFPKDKDMRKKWEVALRREGFTASESSVICSEHCKQDEFDRTGQIVRLRDGVIPSIFSFPVHLQRPEKGRTTSPSRKAEESLSVAPQDDPEASTSHSQPQPNDDHSYVSPASPTALKARVNEALARVESLERERKNAMAREKRAETTVRTLLGDLREKNLINEELKEA from the exons atgccagagcactgtgcagcatattgctgtgcaaatcggcggacgattgcgaacaggggtcgggggattacttttcacaa gtttcccaaagacaaagatatgagaaagaagtgggaagttgctttgaggagggaagggttcactgcaagcgagtcatccgtgatttgcagtgagcattgtaagcaggacgagtttgacaggacaggacagattgtccgactcagagatggtgttattccctccatcttcagcttcccggttcacctccaaaga ccagaaaagggcaggactacgtctccttccagaaaagctgaagagagcctgtctgtggcccctcaggacgacccagaagcttcaacctcacactcacaacctcagcctaatgat gatcatagctatgtctcgcctgcttctcctactgctcttaaggccagagtcaatgaagctttagcaagagtggagagtctcgagcgagagaggaagaatgccatggctagagaaaagagggcagagaccacagtgaggactcttttgggggatttgagggaaaagaacctcattaatgaagaactcaaagaggcttga